In the Mesoplodon densirostris isolate mMesDen1 chromosome 6, mMesDen1 primary haplotype, whole genome shotgun sequence genome, TCTTCAGAAGATAGTTCTGAAGTATATGGGACACATTCCTGTGCCGGCTCCTGACTGGCTTCTTCATCTCTCTCTGGCTCAGTGGGATATAACTCACTGGATCCCCCTTCAGGCCCCATCCCAGCACTGATGTGCTGCTTCATCTCTGGCTTTGCTTCATAATCATGACATACATCAGGGCTGTTGGAAGCCTGGGAATTGCTGTCGTGGTCACAGTGAGTCAGTATATCAGGATTCTCACCATCTGTCTTCACACTGTAGGGTTGTTTCACATCCATCCACAAGTCGGGTGAAGCTGAGGCCAGCTGCCCACCCTCTTGGAAGTTGCCGTGTAAAATATCTGGAACAAATGCACCTTGGGGGCCCTCACTAGGGGTAGAGTCGTCCCATTCAGAGCCTGACTTCTTTATCAACTGGGTGGAAGAACTGACAGCAGGGAAATCTTCAGAGGCAATGCTTGAATCTGTCATTTCACTGGGGTGTGATTTTTCTTCTCCCCACCAATTTGTTTCTTGACACTCAGGAGTTGATACATTAGATATAACGCATCCATCTTCATCTGTGTGAGTAAATGTTGGGTCTGGCTGATTCCAGACAGACAGCACTGTATTCTGACACTGTTCTTGGGTAAGTATTTCAGAGGTGAGTTTGTCACTGGCAGAAGACATGGTCTGTTCTCTGGAATCCTTGTCTTTAATTTGCTCCAGTATTACAAGCTGGCTAATAAGCTGACCAGCTTCTGGGTCTGGCTGCCTTGGTTGAATGTTCCAAAGTTGCTCATGGGCATTCTCCCCATTATTATCCAGAAAGTGTGACTCATGTTTATCACTGAAAGGACTGGTACAGTGCGTTTCCAGGGACTCATGTTTATCACTGAAAGGACTGGTACAGTGCGTTTCCAGGGATTCAGTATCACCCTGAATGGGTACTCCCCAGGGACCCACATTTTGGCGTGGTGAGGAATTCAGCTCTAGCACAGCACTTGAGTTAGATGATTCCCCTTCAATTGCCCTTTCAGTTGGTCGCCCTTCCTGTAGGGAGGCGTTCCACCACTCCGTGCTCTCAGCTGAGAAGCCAGCCATTTCCAAATTagaatcattttccttctttcgtTCAGCTTTGGGAGATATTTGCCATATGACATCTCCCGTCCTCCCTGTTTCTGGAGAAGACCTCGTCTCCTTCTCCACTGCTGTAACCTGTACTTCAGTCTCCTTTAGTGGCAAGAAATTCCACTGATCAGGGCTGCTTTGTTGATTGTCACAGAATGGGTTTGACTTGTTCTCATTCTCTGCTGGTTCTGGACTGCCTATAGAGGCAGAACATTCCTCAGACTTGGGATCAGCTGTGGCCAAGGACTTATTAGATTCATTCAATGAATCCCAAGCTCTGAGTTCACTCTGAGCAACCTGGCAAGTGGCTGAATGGATCTCTTTCTCCACTGACTCTTCATCGCCCTCACTATCATCATCAGAACCTGAGCTTGTTGAAATGAACTTGGCGTCCTCTTGCTGCGCAGTTTCAGGAATATCACATTCACTTTTTTCCTGATGGCTAACCACTAGATTTCTTTCCTGATATACATCTAAATATTCAGAATATTTGCCTGTTTCAGGGCTagacaaagaggaaaaggaatcaCCATCTATTGAGTCATTCCAAATCTCTAAATATTTAGGAACATTGTGACCTAAGCTCTTTTCAAACTTGTCCATTCTGTTTTTCTCTAAACCCTTCATTTCGGTAATTACTTCTACTTGACCATCAGTAGTAATTAGCTCAGATTCTTGGTAATTCTGTGTATTCCAATCATCTTGGTTTTCCTTCTGATGCCCAGTATTGGGTCCTTGATCCCAGGAAGACAATGCAGCCGAAGAGTCATTTAGGTCAGGACTGGATGCACTTGAATGTGTATACTCACTAGAAATACTGTTTCTGTCATCATTTCCTGATAAATTGGCTCCTGGAGGGCTGTTTTCAGTATTCTTAACTTCGAGATTCTTAGTCATCTCAGAACTTGTGCAGTTGACCTGCACATCACTGTCTTTAGGGCCATCCCAAAGGTCAAGTCCTTGGGGACATCCATAATGTAGGTCTTGGTTCATTCTCTCCGGCTCCGGAATGTTACGTTCTTCAGCTTCCTCCACATCCATTTCAGGTAGAGATACACTTATTGTGGAATTCAGCCTACCTGAAATTTCAGTAGTTTCACCTGAATTACTGTGACTCATGAGGTGCTCTTCACAGGTCTTTTTTGCCTGCAGGTGATCTGTGGACACCTCTGTTTGCACATCACAGGGGTCTGGAGTGTAAGACCCCTTCTCATGCTCTAATACCTCCTGGGGTTCCTCCGTTTGAGGACTGGAAGTGACTGAAAGAGAGCTGATTTTGCCTGATTCATTGGAGATTTCTGGATGATCAGATGCAGCTGGGGAAGGGCATTCCTGGCCACCTTGCCCTTTTCCAGAAGCCCCTGAGGTTCCATCCATCAGCTCCTCCTCACTGGGGCGCTCCCTATCAGCGGCTCCCTGGGATTCCTTCTCAATTTCCTTTTGTCCATAACTGGGACCCCTCCAGGGATCTGAGCATGCAAAATGCCCTGAATTCTCAAGTCTAGTCACCAAATATGCCATATCACTTGGTGGGGTTCTCCTGCATGGGTTCTGCTTGTCAGGATCAAGTGTTACTGACTCACTGGCTCCAGAGGCTTCCAGCATGTCTGGGATGTGACTGTCCTGAATTTTTTCGAATGAGCTGGAAGTTTCAGGAGATGATTTGCTTTGTTCTGGATCTGTAACATACGATGGGCCGGGTGACATTAATGACGACATGGCGTTATCTCTCATAACAGAATCCCAAATACTATTCGCGATCAGCTGCCcgcttttttcattcagcatgtgAGAGTCGTTGGGTGCGGTGTCCAAGCTGTGCTCAGAAGAGGCAGGGAGTTCCCAATCTACCTGATTTGCTTCCTGATACTCCACGCTCCAGGGTTCCACCTGTCTCACTGAAAATCGGGTTTCGGGTTCAGAACCTTCAGCCATGTACCCTTGTGCCTGACCTTCACCGGTGATGGCCACAGCTGCACTGCAGTCATCCCAGTCCAAGTCGTTGTCCATATCTGAGATGGTCGCAGTAGACTGAGTGTCCTCCAGAATCACTCTGTTCCACAAGTCGAGATTGTCGGGGGCCGCCTGGCAGGAGTTAGCGCTGCTGTGCAGAAGTGTGAGCTGTCGGTTTGTTTCATTATACAGCTGCATCATGCTGGGGTCATCGTAGCTGGACTGGCTGCTTTCCCCGACGTCATCCTCCACGGAGGTGTTCTGCTCATCTGTGGGCTCTGCCTTGAGTAAATCTTTATCTGGGCTGTGAGGGGCATTTATTTCAGAGCTACCATCTGCGGGAGGTGAACCCCACATTTTCAGGTTCCCAGGACCTGAactaattctatttctaggtggCTGCTTTGGGGACTGAGGAGGCATGTCAGCATCCCCTGAGGTACAGTTAGCATCTTGTGACTCGAAACCTGCCTCTTTAGCAAGTGGCTtgtctttggtttctttttcgTCTCCAGCAAATGTTGGTGAAGTACAAGAGTCAGAGGTAGAGTAGTTGGTATCTAAGGGGGATGGCACCGAATCTTCCCCTATGTTGGATGCACTGTAATCGGAACATTTATAGGATAAGAAGGAATCTTCCCAAGGTGCTAGGACATCTGACCCTCCTTTCTTGTTACCCTCCTCAAAAAGTTTCCAGGAATCTACATTTTCAAACACCTTCCCGCTAATTTTTGGATCCACAAAACCATTCTGATCATCGTTTACTGGCTTAGAACTATTCCATGCATGATCCAGATCAGATGTGGGATTTCCAGATACAAGAATATCATCCCGGGAGTCATGGTTCTTCTTGCCCCAGATTTCTGGAATTGCTTCACTATTTGCATCACTGGGCGAACTGTCTATGAGGTCTTCTGAAGGGAAAGAAAACCCGCTTTTTGCCATGGCCCACTGGTTTGGGTCCCTCACAGAAGGTGTCTCACCACTCATTGGGTGCAGATTCCAGGTATTTTTCAAAGCTTCGGCGTCATCTTCTTTAGCAAATGCTCTCCAGGCTGGGAATGACGCTGCAGCAGTTGGTTCCCCGTCATCCGTGGGATTTCCCCATGGCTCAGGCATGGCTGTGGGTGAGCGATCAGAACGCCACAAAGCAGCAAAGTCTTCTATCAGGTGGTTTGTTCCCTGAGGAAAAGCATTCGGCAAATGCGAGTTTTCAGGGGACATATCCTGAAAATGCAAGTTTTTCTCATTTTGGTCTTGAATATTATTGCGGCCCAGCCCAGGCTGACCAAATTCTGACTCCCAGGGACTTGACTTTGGGAAGTCGAGAGTCTTGGGGTGAAATATAGAATCTGAGGCTCTCCTATCAACTGGGCTTGGCTTATGATCTTTCCATGACTCGGGGCTCTGGAAGACAGATTCCTGTTCACTAGAACTCCATGCATCTGCAGCGTTTCTAGACTCAATTTCCAAACCACCCCACCAGCTGCTGCACCGTGCCTGGGTTGGAGGTGGCCCAGTGTGACCCGTGGTGACTGTTTTGGGGGTCATATCTTCTGAAGAGAGTAGAGCTGGTTCTTCAGTGGATGGTGAGCTCCCCACAAAGCTATTCATAGGTGTTGGTGGGACCCTCCTTCCAACATTTTCCAGACTTTCTGGTGAAGGAGATTCATCTTCTACAAATCCTGTCAGGCTCAAATTTCTTTCAGAATTATCATGGGGACTTTCTTGTCTCTGGACAAACTCCTCATCAAATTCCACAAGGCTATCTTTGCCAGTCCCTGACAAAAGAGAACTGGATGAATAATTTGACACGTCCATCCCTATCCCATCAAGTCTCTTAGGCCCCGTGGAGAGCTGTCCTTCTGATGAATCGCTGTTGGGGAAGAAGTCATCTGTTGGGGAGTAGTCTGCAGAATGGGAAGATGGTTGGGACTGCCCAGAAACCATGGGTGCTGGGTCAAAGTTGAAAAGGTCAAAGGATTCACCGTGTTCTCCAGACGGGGCGTGCTCCTCCGCTACTGCCCCTTCAGGGATGGGACTGTAGGAGTCAAATCCTGGGAGGACACTGTGGTGAGGCCCAGCACCTTCTCCCACTGGACTGTCATCACTGAGGAAAACTGAGCTCTCCTTGGATGAGCGGCTGCTCCTAATGGTGGCCAGCCCGCTATCCGGGCTAACAAGGTCCACGTTGACATCCACCTGGGCCTGGTTAGAATCACTGAGATCGGGAGGGTTTTCCATGAAATTCACGGAGCTGGGCTGTGGCTCTATGTCAGAACCATACAACTCCATAATCCCGGAAGACCCCTGGGAGAGCGGGGCGCTGCCTGCCACTGCTTCTGTGGAGGATGTCCGGCTGTTAGAGGCCATCTCTGGACACCTCCTATTGATGACTTCCTTGACCAGGAGAACCACATGATCACAAGTCACTGAAGGGTTCTCCTGCTGAT is a window encoding:
- the PRUNE2 gene encoding protein prune homolog 2 isoform X4, whose translation is MEEFLQRAKSKLNRSKRLEKVHVVIGHKSCDLDSLISAFTYAYFLDKVSPPEVLCLPVLNISRTEFSYFTETRFILEELNISESFHIFRDEINLHQLNDEGKLSLTLVGSNMLASEDKTLESAVVKVINPVEQGDAGFEYRESSSSLVVKEILQEAPELITEQLAHLLRGSILFKWMAMEPKKLSEKQEEILSILEEKFPRLPPRDDIISVLQETQFSAQGLSIEQTMLKDLKELSDGEIKVAISSVNMTLEDCMFHSSITSDLKAFSDKFGFDVLILLANYLSEEQQPRRQIAVYSENLELCSQICCELEECQNPRLELEPFECGCDEILVYQQENPSVTCDHVVLLVKEVINRRCPEMASNSRTSSTEAVAGSAPLSQGSSGIMELYGSDIEPQPSSVNFMENPPDLSDSNQAQVDVNVDLVSPDSGLATIRSSRSSKESSVFLSDDSPVGEGAGPHHSVLPGFDSYSPIPEGAVAEEHAPSGEHGESFDLFNFDPAPMVSGQSQPSSHSADYSPTDDFFPNSDSSEGQLSTGPKRLDGIGMDVSNYSSSSLLSGTGKDSLVEFDEEFVQRQESPHDNSERNLSLTGFVEDESPSPESLENVGRRVPPTPMNSFVGSSPSTEEPALLSSEDMTPKTVTTGHTGPPPTQARCSSWWGGLEIESRNAADAWSSSEQESVFQSPESWKDHKPSPVDRRASDSIFHPKTLDFPKSSPWESEFGQPGLGRNNIQDQNEKNLHFQDMSPENSHLPNAFPQGTNHLIEDFAALWRSDRSPTAMPEPWGNPTDDGEPTAAASFPAWRAFAKEDDAEALKNTWNLHPMSGETPSVRDPNQWAMAKSGFSFPSEDLIDSSPSDANSEAIPEIWGKKNHDSRDDILVSGNPTSDLDHAWNSSKPVNDDQNGFVDPKISGKVFENVDSWKLFEEGNKKGGSDVLAPWEDSFLSYKCSDYSASNIGEDSVPSPLDTNYSTSDSCTSPTFAGDEKETKDKPLAKEAGFESQDANCTSGDADMPPQSPKQPPRNRISSGPGNLKMWGSPPADGSSEINAPHSPDKDLLKAEPTDEQNTSVEDDVGESSQSSYDDPSMMQLYNETNRQLTLLHSSANSCQAAPDNLDLWNRVILEDTQSTATISDMDNDLDWDDCSAAVAITGEGQAQGYMAEGSEPETRFSVRQVEPWSVEYQEANQVDWELPASSEHSLDTAPNDSHMLNEKSGQLIANSIWDSVMRDNAMSSLMSPGPSYVTDPEQSKSSPETSSSFEKIQDSHIPDMLEASGASESVTLDPDKQNPCRRTPPSDMAYLVTRLENSGHFACSDPWRGPSYGQKEIEKESQGAADRERPSEEELMDGTSGASGKGQGGQECPSPAASDHPEISNESGKISSLSVTSSPQTEEPQEVLEHEKGSYTPDPCDVQTEVSTDHLQAKKTCEEHLMSHSNSGETTEISGRLNSTISVSLPEMDVEEAEERNIPEPERMNQDLHYGCPQGLDLWDGPKDSDVQVNCTSSEMTKNLEVKNTENSPPGANLSGNDDRNSISSEYTHSSASSPDLNDSSAALSSWDQGPNTGHQKENQDDWNTQNYQESELITTDGQVEVITEMKGLEKNRMDKFEKSLGHNVPKYLEIWNDSIDGDSFSSLSSPETGKYSEYLDVYQERNLVVSHQEKSECDIPETAQQEDAKFISTSSGSDDDSEGDEESVEKEIHSATCQVAQSELRAWDSLNESNKSLATADPKSEECSASIGSPEPAENENKSNPFCDNQQSSPDQWNFLPLKETEVQVTAVEKETRSSPETGRTGDVIWQISPKAERKKENDSNLEMAGFSAESTEWWNASLQEGRPTERAIEGESSNSSAVLELNSSPRQNVGPWGVPIQGDTESLETHCTSPFSDKHESLETHCTSPFSDKHESHFLDNNGENAHEQLWNIQPRQPDPEAGQLISQLVILEQIKDKDSREQTMSSASDKLTSEILTQEQCQNTVLSVWNQPDPTFTHTDEDGCVISNVSTPECQETNWWGEEKSHPSEMTDSSIASEDFPAVSSSTQLIKKSGSEWDDSTPSEGPQGAFVPDILHGNFQEGGQLASASPDLWMDVKQPYSVKTDGENPDILTHCDHDSNSQASNSPDVCHDYEAKPEMKQHISAGMGPEGGSSELYPTEPERDEEASQEPAQECVPYTSELSSEDAIPLPRISEQANTNDSSQPASHKGSPEPSEINKCENITGLKASEEGANPDTAPILEPTDKTIPVIENVGTDTCVTHPEPTVDSSSSWISEDFSPENQTDAGGPSDHEQAFATENPATVPDTLLASDTCLDVSEAAFDHSFSDASGLNTSTGTIDDVSKLTLSEGNPEMPFDGEAGKQDICSSEASWGDSEYEVMGQNIDEDLMKEPEHFVYGGDPPLEDALKQELAPYTPPFDLSYLTEPTPGVETTEEAGTPEDEPLGSEAAEVLLSALPDERNKENHAEATNRQPECQLVVLHVHEDPESVPLPVRVDANIELSPSNVDWEVETDHSDSPAGGDIGQPNGASKGILELEEEKIIPTKEPEQIKSEYGEERYTEKNENHHALMDYILVKHEENSPPEPEAWEAREITSELEEFHIDSEETGLPGTQLAWFPDTRQPASLSERNHLSAERMSSKDGKRSSFESPRQDQSWMVLGCSEVGDTSSETRDSGPGWSGEAVEPASDHSLGKGPQMQILGEMKPLESSALEEASGLDSQSWKSLNHGRAGPDTVMLQAVTHDSEWEMLSPQTSQKNIIPETEMEEETEFLEPRTRKPRTKGLLSEDVGMDIPFEEGMLSPSAADMRPEPPNSLDLNGSHPQRIKLTAPNINLSLDQSEGSVLSDDNLDSPDEIDINVDELDTPDEADSFEYTGHEDHTANKDSGQESESIPEYTAEEEREDNRLWRTVVIGEQEQRIDMKVIEPYRRVISHGGDSGNLLCSVAGQMILERMRRVAGWCVCVYVLVATVVSLLLSPFHLLASKPVLRPFHASLFSLRILRGWPKCHHCVCCLFSARQQSGRLPLCHGKSFPICNKYIRADGS
- the PRUNE2 gene encoding protein prune homolog 2 isoform X1; amino-acid sequence: MEEFLQRAKSKLNRSKRLEKVHVVIGHKSCDLDSLISAFTYAYFLDKVSPPEVLCLPVLNISRTEFSYFTETRFILEELNISESFHIFRDEINLHQLNDEGKLSLTLVGSNMLASEDKTLESAVVKVINPVEQGDAGFEYRESSSSLVVKEILQEAPELITEQLAHLLRGSILFKWMAMEPKKLSEKQEEILSILEEKFPRLPPRDDIISVLQETQFSAQGLSIEQTMLKDLKELSDGEIKVAISSVNMTLEDCMFHSSITSDLKAFSDKFGFDVLILLANYLSEEQQPRRQIAVYSENLELCSQICCELEECQNPRLELEPFECGCDEILVYQQENPSVTCDHVVLLVKEVINRRCPEMASNSRTSSTEAVAGSAPLSQGSSGIMELYGSDIEPQPSSVNFMENPPDLSDSNQAQVDVNVDLVSPDSGLATIRSSRSSKESSVFLSDDSPVGEGAGPHHSVLPGFDSYSPIPEGAVAEEHAPSGEHGESFDLFNFDPAPMVSGQSQPSSHSADYSPTDDFFPNSDSSEGQLSTGPKRLDGIGMDVSNYSSSSLLSGTGKDSLVEFDEEFVQRQESPHDNSERNLSLTGFVEDESPSPESLENVGRRVPPTPMNSFVGSSPSTEEPALLSSEDMTPKTVTTGHTGPPPTQARCSSWWGGLEIESRNAADAWSSSEQESVFQSPESWKDHKPSPVDRRASDSIFHPKTLDFPKSSPWESEFGQPGLGRNNIQDQNEKNLHFQDMSPENSHLPNAFPQGTNHLIEDFAALWRSDRSPTAMPEPWGNPTDDGEPTAAASFPAWRAFAKEDDAEALKNTWNLHPMSGETPSVRDPNQWAMAKSGFSFPSEDLIDSSPSDANSEAIPEIWGKKNHDSRDDILVSGNPTSDLDHAWNSSKPVNDDQNGFVDPKISGKVFENVDSWKLFEEGNKKGGSDVLAPWEDSFLSYKCSDYSASNIGEDSVPSPLDTNYSTSDSCTSPTFAGDEKETKDKPLAKEAGFESQDANCTSGDADMPPQSPKQPPRNRISSGPGNLKMWGSPPADGSSEINAPHSPDKDLLKAEPTDEQNTSVEDDVGESSQSSYDDPSMMQLYNETNRQLTLLHSSANSCQAAPDNLDLWNRVILEDTQSTATISDMDNDLDWDDCSAAVAITGEGQAQGYMAEGSEPETRFSVRQVEPWSVEYQEANQVDWELPASSEHSLDTAPNDSHMLNEKSGQLIANSIWDSVMRDNAMSSLMSPGPSYVTDPEQSKSSPETSSSFEKIQDSHIPDMLEASGASESVTLDPDKQNPCRRTPPSDMAYLVTRLENSGHFACSDPWRGPSYGQKEIEKESQGAADRERPSEEELMDGTSGASGKGQGGQECPSPAASDHPEISNESGKISSLSVTSSPQTEEPQEVLEHEKGSYTPDPCDVQTEVSTDHLQAKKTCEEHLMSHSNSGETTEISGRLNSTISVSLPEMDVEEAEERNIPEPERMNQDLHYGCPQGLDLWDGPKDSDVQVNCTSSEMTKNLEVKNTENSPPGANLSGNDDRNSISSEYTHSSASSPDLNDSSAALSSWDQGPNTGHQKENQDDWNTQNYQESELITTDGQVEVITEMKGLEKNRMDKFEKSLGHNVPKYLEIWNDSIDGDSFSSLSSPETGKYSEYLDVYQERNLVVSHQEKSECDIPETAQQEDAKFISTSSGSDDDSEGDEESVEKEIHSATCQVAQSELRAWDSLNESNKSLATADPKSEECSASIGSPEPAENENKSNPFCDNQQSSPDQWNFLPLKETEVQVTAVEKETRSSPETGRTGDVIWQISPKAERKKENDSNLEMAGFSAESTEWWNASLQEGRPTERAIEGESSNSSAVLELNSSPRQNVGPWGVPIQGDTESLETHCTSPFSDKHESLETHCTSPFSDKHESHFLDNNGENAHEQLWNIQPRQPDPEAGQLISQLVILEQIKDKDSREQTMSSASDKLTSEILTQEQCQNTVLSVWNQPDPTFTHTDEDGCVISNVSTPECQETNWWGEEKSHPSEMTDSSIASEDFPAVSSSTQLIKKSGSEWDDSTPSEGPQGAFVPDILHGNFQEGGQLASASPDLWMDVKQPYSVKTDGENPDILTHCDHDSNSQASNSPDVCHDYEAKPEMKQHISAGMGPEGGSSELYPTEPERDEEASQEPAQECVPYTSELSSEDAIPLPRISEQANTNDSSQPASHKGSPEPSEINKCENITGLKASEEGANPDTAPILEPTDKTIPVIENVGTDTCVTHPEPTVDSSSSWISEDFSPENQTDAGGPSDHEQAFATENPATVPDTLLASDTCLDVSEAAFDHSFSDASGLNTSTGTIDDVSKLTLSEGNPEMPFDGEAGKQDICSSEASWGDSEYEVMGQNIDEDLMKEPEHFVYGGDPPLEDALKQELAPYTPPFDLSYLTEPTPGVETTEEAGTPEDEPLGSEAAEVLLSALPDERNKENHAEATNRQPECQLVVLHVHEDPESVPLPVRVDANIELSPSNVDWEVETDHSDSPAGGDIGQPNGASKGILELEEEKIIPTKEPEQIKSEYGEERYTEKNENHHALMDYILVKHEENSPPEPEAWEAREITSELEEFHIDSEETGLPGTQLAWFPDTRQPASLSERNHLSAERMSSKDGKRSSFESPRQDQSWMVLGCSEVGDTSSETRDSGPGWSGEAVEPASDHSLGKGPQMQILGEMKPLESSALEEASGLDSQSWKSLNHGRAGPDTVMLQAVTHDSEWEMLSPQTSQKNIIPETEMEEETEFLEPRTRKPRTKGLLSEDVGMDIPFEEGMLSPSAADMRPEPPNSLDLNGSHPQRIKLTAPNINLSLDQSEGSVLSDDNLDSPDEIDINVDELDTPDEADSFEYTGHEDHTANKDSGQESESIPEYTAEEEREDNRLWRTVVIGEQEQRIDMKVIEPYRRVISHGGYYGDGLNAIIVFAACFLPDSSRADYHYVMENLFLYVISTLELMVAEDYMIVYLNGATPRRKMPGLGWMKKCYQMIDRRLRKNLKSFIIVHPSWFIRTILAITRPFISSKFSSKIKYVSSLSELSGLIPMDCIHIPESIIKYDEERSYKRSVRTSCLYNDDPEMSSMEKDINLKLKEKP
- the PRUNE2 gene encoding protein prune homolog 2 isoform X2; translated protein: MEEFLQRAKSKLNRSKRLEKVHVVIGHKSCDLDSLISAFTYAYFLDKVSPPEVLCLPVLNISRTEFSYFTETRFILEELNISESFHIFRDEINLHQLNDEGKLSLTLVGSNMLASEDKTLESAVVKVINPVEQGDAGFEYRESSSSLVVKEILQEAPELITEQLAHLLRGSILFKWMAMEPKKLSEKQEEILSILEEKFPRLPPRDDIISVLQETQFSAQGLSIEQTMLKDLKELSDGEIKVAISSVNMTLEDCMFHSSITSDLKAFSDKFGFDVLILLANYLSEEQQPRRQIAVYSENLELCSQICCELEECQNPRLELEPFECGCDEILVYQQENPSVTCDHVVLLVKEVINRRCPEMASNSRTSSTEAVAGSAPLSQGSSGIMELYGSDIEPQPSSVNFMENPPDLSDSNQAQVDVNVDLVSPDSGLATIRSSRSSKESSVFLSDDSPVGEGAGPHHSVLPGFDSYSPIPEGAVAEEHAPSGEHGESFDLFNFDPAPMVSGQSQPSSHSADYSPTDDFFPNSDSSEGQLSTGPKRLDGIGMDVSNYSSSSLLSGTGKDSLVEFDEEFVQRQESPHDNSERNLSLTGFVEDESPSPESLENVGRRVPPTPMNSFVGSSPSTEEPALLSSEDMTPKTVTTGHTGPPPTQARCSSWWGGLEIESRNAADAWSSSEQESVFQSPESWKDHKPSPVDRRASDSIFHPKTLDFPKSSPWESEFGQPGLGRNNIQDQNEKNLHFQDMSPENSHLPNAFPQGTNHLIEDFAALWRSDRSPTAMPEPWGNPTDDGEPTAAASFPAWRAFAKEDDAEALKNTWNLHPMSGETPSVRDPNQWAMAKSGFSFPSEDLIDSSPSDANSEAIPEIWGKKNHDSRDDILVSGNPTSDLDHAWNSSKPVNDDQNGFVDPKISGKVFENVDSWKLFEEGNKKGGSDVLAPWEDSFLSYKCSDYSASNIGEDSVPSPLDTNYSTSDSCTSPTFAGDEKETKDKPLAKEAGFESQDANCTSGDADMPPQSPKQPPRNRISSGPGNLKMWGSPPADGSSEINAPHSPDKDLLKAEPTDEQNTSVEDDVGESSQSSYDDPSMMQLYNETNRQLTLLHSSANSCQAAPDNLDLWNRVILEDTQSTATISDMDNDLDWDDCSAAVAITGEGQAQGYMAEGSEPETRFSVRQVEPWSVEYQEANQVDWELPASSEHSLDTAPNDSHMLNEKSGQLIANSIWDSVMRDNAMSSLMSPGPSYVTDPEQSKSSPETSSSFEKIQDSHIPDMLEASGASESVTLDPDKQNPCRRTPPSDMAYLVTRLENSGHFACSDPWRGPSYGQKEIEKESQGAADRERPSEEELMDGTSGASGKGQGGQECPSPAASDHPEISNESGKISSLSVTSSPQTEEPQEVLEHEKGSYTPDPCDVQTEVSTDHLQAKKTCEEHLMSHSNSGETTEISGRLNSTISVSLPEMDVEEAEERNIPEPERMNQDLHYGCPQGLDLWDGPKDSDVQVNCTSSEMTKNLEVKNTENSPPGANLSGNDDRNSISSEYTHSSASSPDLNDSSAALSSWDQGPNTGHQKENQDDWNTQNYQESELITTDGQVEVITEMKGLEKNRMDKFEKSLGHNVPKYLEIWNDSIDGDSFSSLSSPETGKYSEYLDVYQERNLVVSHQEKSECDIPETAQQEDAKFISTSSGSDDDSEGDEESVEKEIHSATCQVAQSELRAWDSLNESNKSLATADPKSEECSASIGSPEPAENENKSNPFCDNQQSSPDQWNFLPLKETEVQVTAVEKETRSSPETGRTGDVIWQISPKAERKKENDSNLEMAGFSAESTEWWNASLQEGRPTERAIEGESSNSSAVLELNSSPRQNVGPWGVPIQGDTESLETHCTSPFSDKHESLETHCTSPFSDKHESHFLDNNGENAHEQLWNIQPRQPDPEAGQLISQLVILEQIKDKDSREQTMSSASDKLTSEILTQEQCQNTVLSVWNQPDPTFTHTDEDGCVISNVSTPECQETNWWGEEKSHPSEMTDSSIASEDFPAVSSSTQLIKKSGSEWDDSTPSEGPQGAFVPDILHGNFQEGGQLASASPDLWMDVKQPYSVKTDGENPDILTHCDHDSNSQASNSPDVCHDYEAKPEMKQHISAGMGPEGGSSELYPTEPERDEEASQEPAQECVPYTSELSSEDAIPLPRISEQANTNDSSQPASHKGSPEPSEINKCENITGLKASEEGANPDTAPILEPTDKTIPVIENVGTDTCVTHPEPTVDSSSSWISEDFSPENQTDAGGPSDHEQAFATENPATVPDTLLASDTCLDVSEAAFDHSFSDASGLNTSTGTIDDVSKLTLSEGNPEMPFDGEAGKQDICSSEASWGDSEYEVMGQNIDEDLMKEPEHFVYGGDPPLEDALKQELAPYTPPFDLSYLTEPTPGVETTEEAGTPEDEPLGSEAAEVLLSALPDERNKENHAEATNRQPECQLVVLHVHEDPESVPLPVRVDANIELSPSNVDWEVETDHSDSPAGGDIGQPNGASKGILELEEEKIIPTKEPEQIKSEYGEERYTEKNENHHALMDYILVKHEENSPPEPEAWEAREITSELEEFHIDSEETGLPGTQLAWFPDTRQPASLSERNHLSAERMSSKDGKRSSFESPRQDQSWMVLGCSEVGDTSSETRDSGPGWSGEAVEPASDHSLGKGPQMQILGEMKPLESSALEEASGLDSQSWKSLNHGRAGPDTVMLQAVTHDSEWEMLSPQTSQKNIIPETEMEEETEFLEPRTRKPRTKGLLSEDVGMDIPFEEGMLSPSAADMRPEPPNSLDLNGSHPQRIKLTAPNINLSLDQSEGSVLSDDNLDSPDEIDINVDELDTPDEADSFEYTGHEDHTANKDSGQESESIPEYTAEEEREDNRLWRTVVIGEQEQRIDMKVIEPYRRVISHGGYYGDGLNAIIVFAACFLPDSSRADYHYVMENLFLYVISTLELMVAEDYMIVYLNGATPRRKMPGLGWMKKCYQMIDRRLRKNLKSFIIVHPSWFIRTILAITRPFISSKFSSKIKYVSSLSELSGLIPMDCIHIPESIIKYDEERSYKRSVSINLKLKEKP